In Aquipuribacter hungaricus, the sequence GCGCAGGCGGCGGCCGCGGCCAACTCGCGGTTCGTGCCCTCGAGCGAGCGGTGGGCCGGGGTCGAGGCGTCGACCGTGCTGCCGGACATGCTCGTGGCCATCGCCGGCGGGGCGGACGTCGAGGCCGAGGCGGCCCGGGCCGACGAGGCCATCGAGGCCCTCCTCAACGGCTGACGGCGGTGCCCGTCTCCACCCCGGTCGTCCCGGGGACCGCGTCACCGGTCCCCGGGGCGCCGCCCGGCCGCCGCCGACCGGCCCGGTCCGCCCGGTCCGGCGGCCCCGCGCTGCCCTACCTGCTGCTCCTGCCGGCCACCGTCGTGCTGGGCGCGATGCTGGCATGGCCGCTCGTCCGGCTGGTCCTGCTGTCGGTGCGGGAGTTCGGGCTCGCCCAGCAGTTCGGGCAGCCGGCCGCGTTCGTCGGGCTCGACAACTACGCGCGCATCCTCGACGACCCGCAGTTCTGGGCCGTGCTCGGCCGCACCGTCGCCTTCTGCGGCGTCACCGTGGCCCTGACGATGGTGCTCGGCACGCTCGTCGCGCTGCTCATGGACGCGCTCGGGCGCGGCCTGCGGCTGCTGGTCGGCATCGGGCTCATGCTCGCCTGGGCCATGCCGCCGGTGTCGGCGACCATCGTCTGGCAGTGGGTCTTCGACACCCGCTACGGCCTGGTCAACTACCTGCTCACCGCCTCCGGCGCCGGCGACTTCCGCGGCCACTCGTGGCTGGCGGACCCGGTGTCGTTCGTCGCGGTCGCCGCGCTCGTCGTGGTGTGGATGGGCGTCCCGTTCGTCGCCTTCACCCTGTACGCCGGGCTGACGCAGGTGCCGCGGGAGGTGCTCGAGGCCGCGCAGATCGACGGCGCCGGGCCGTGGCGGCGGTTCCGGTCGGTCACCGTGCCCTACCTGCGGCCGCTCCTGGCGATCCTCACCGCGCTGTCGGTGCTGTGGAACTTCCGCGTGTTCACGCCGGTGTACGTCCTGCAGGCGGCCGGCGGCAGCGCCCGCGACACCAACCTCGTCGGCGTCTTCGCCTACCGGATCTCCATCGGCGAGAACCGCTTCGACGTCGGCGCCGCCGTCGCGGTCGTCATGGTCGTGCTCACCCTCGCCCTGACCGCGGTCTAC encodes:
- a CDS encoding carbohydrate ABC transporter permease, which encodes MPVSTPVVPGTASPVPGAPPGRRRPARSARSGGPALPYLLLLPATVVLGAMLAWPLVRLVLLSVREFGLAQQFGQPAAFVGLDNYARILDDPQFWAVLGRTVAFCGVTVALTMVLGTLVALLMDALGRGLRLLVGIGLMLAWAMPPVSATIVWQWVFDTRYGLVNYLLTASGAGDFRGHSWLADPVSFVAVAALVVVWMGVPFVAFTLYAGLTQVPREVLEAAQIDGAGPWRRFRSVTVPYLRPLLAILTALSVLWNFRVFTPVYVLQAAGGSARDTNLVGVFAYRISIGENRFDVGAAVAVVMVVLTLALTAVYLRQMARQEDV